GCGCCCTCGAACGCGCCGTCCAGGCTCGACAGGATCGGGCCGATGAGGAAGATCGGTAGGAGCGCGACGATCGCCAGGACCTCGCGCACCCGCCGACGCGCGACCAGCGGGGCGACGAGGGTCGTCGTCGCGCGGCTGCCGACGACCGCCGTGACGAGGAACAGCGCCGCCGCCGGGACCGCGGCGACGAGCGCGGCGGGATCGCGCCACCACGCGGCGACGGTCCCGAGCGACGCGAGCGTCGTCATGGCGCCGGGCACGCCGATCAGGCCGCCGATCGCGAGACCCGTGACGAGCTGGCGGTGCGGGATCGCGAACGTCGTGAACCGCGCCGGGTCGACCGTCGAGTCCACGCCGAACGCGACGAGCGGGACGACCCACCAGCCGAGCATGACCGCGGAGCCCGCGATCACCACGACCGTCGGCAGCAGGTCGGGCGACGCGACCGACACGGCCACGACGCCCGCGACGGCGATCACCGTGACGAACAGACCGTAGAGCAGGCCGATCACGAGCCCGACGACCTGCCACGGGCTGCGCTTGAGCCCGTTGCGCAGCAGCGTCAGCTTCAGTCGGACGAGGTGCGCAACCACGCGAGCCCCTCCCCGCTGACGCGCCCGCCGACGAGGTCGACGAACCGGTCCTCCAGGCTCGCGTCGCCGCGCACGTCGTCGACGGTGCCCGCCGCCAGGACGTGGCCGTTCGCGATGATCGCGACGTGGTCGCACATGCGCTGGACGAGGTCCATGACGTGCGACGACACGATGACGGTGCCGCCCGAGCGCACGTAGGAGGCGAGGATGTCGCGGATGTTCGCCGCGGACACCGGGTCGACGGCCTCGAACGGCTCGTCGAGCACGAGGAGACGCGGCACGTGCACGAGCGCGCACGCGAGCGCGACCTTCTTCGTCATGCCCGCCGAGTAGTCGACGACGAGCGTGCCCGCGTCCTTCGTCAGGTCCATCGCCGCGAGCAGGTCGCGCGTGCGCTCGGCGGTCGTGTCGCGGTCGAGCCCGTGCAGCAGGCCCGCGTAGGTGATGAGCTGCTCGCCCGTGAGCCGGTCGAAGAGCTTCACGCCGTCGGGGAGGACGCCGAGCATGGCCTTGACCTGCAGCGGCGAGGCCCACAGGTCCTGCCCGTGCACCAGGACGGTGCCCGCGTCGGGGTGCAGCAGACCGGTCGCCATGGACAGCGTGGTCGTCTTCCCCGCGCCGTTCGGACCGACCAGGCCGTAGAACGAGCCCGCGGGGACGTCGAGGTCGACGCCGGCGACGGCGACCTTCTCGCCGAACCGCCGCCACAGCCCGCGCAGGGCGAGCGCGGGGAAGGTCGGCGGTGCGGGTCGGGCGGCGTCGGGCGCGGGCGCCGGCACAGGGCCGGTGGCCGGGACCGACGCGGCGGACGGGGTCGGGGCGACGTCCTCGGGCGGCATCGGCCCAGCATAGGCAGCCGATCGGCCCGTGCGGAGCCGGTCCGCGCCACGCCGGCACGCGCGGCGGCCGGTGTCGGTGGCGGCTGAGAGGGTGCCCGCATGGACACGACCGCGCTGCTCCTCGGCCTGCTGATCGGCCTCGCCGCCGGGGCGACCGTCGCGTGGGTGCTCGCGGCGTCCGCCGCGGGCCGTCGCGCCGCGGCGCGTCTGCACGCCGCCGAGGTCGAGGCCGCCCGGGTCCGCGCGGTCCTGGACGCCGAGCGCGCCGCCACCGCCGACCGGATCGCCGCCGCGCAGGCCGACTCGGAGCGCGTCGCCGACCAGTTCCGCGCGCTCGCCGCCGACGCGCTCGCGACGAGCTCCGACCAGTTCCTCGCGCTCGCGCACCAGCGGTTCGCCGCGGACCACCAGACGCAGGTCGGCGAGCTCGCCCAGCGGGAGCAGGCCGTGCGTGCGCTCGTCGAGCCGCTGACCCGCACGCTCGACCAGGTCCGCGCCGAGCTCGCCGAGGCCGAGAAGGCGCGCGTCGAGGGCCACGCGGCGCTCGGCGAGCAGGTCCGCGCGATGCGCGTCGCGTCCGAGCAGCTCCGCGGCGAGACCGCCCAGCTCGTCACCGCGCTGCGCTCGTCGCAGGTCCGCGGCCGCTGGGGCGAGGTGCAGCTGCGCCGGGTCGTCGAGGCCGCCGGGATGCTCGCGCACGTCGACTTCGTCGAGCAGGAGCAGGTGCGCACGGACGACGGGCTGCTGCGCCCCGACATGGTCGTGCGGCTCGCGGGCGGCAAGCATGTCGTCGTCGACGCGAAGGTCGCGTTCCTCGGCTTCCTCGAGGCGACGCAGACCGACGACCCGTCGGTGCGGGCCGAGCGGCTCGCGGCGCACGCCCGGCACGTCCGCAAGCACGTCGACGACCTCGCGTCGAAGCGGTACTGGGACCAGTTCGCACCCGCGCCCGAGTTCGTCGTGATGTTCGTGCCCGCCGAGTCGTTCCTGCACGCCGCGGCCGACCAGGACCCGACGCTCGTCGAGTACGCGTTCGAGCGAAACGTCGTCCTCGCGACGCCCGTCACGCTGCTGACGCTGCTGCGGACCGTCGCCTACGCGTGGCGGCAGGACGCGCTGGCCAGCAACGCGCAGGCCGTCCTGTCGCTCGGCAAGGAGCTGCACGGCCGGCTCGCGACGATGGGCGCCCACCTGACGCGGCTCGGCCGCGCGATCGACTCGGCGGCGGGCGCCTACAACCAGGCCGTCGGCTCGCTCGAGACGCGCGTGCTCGTGAGCGCGCGCCGGTTCGCGGACCTGCACGTCGTCGACGGCGACCTGCCCACCCCCACCCCGGTCAACCCGCAGCTCTCCGTCGTGAGCGCACCCGAGCTCGTCGCGTCCGCCGAGGAGCAGATCGTGGCACTCGACGACCGCGTGCTCGGAGACGGCGCCGAGCGGCGCGACGCGCGGGCGCTCGACGCCGAGCTCCCGCGCTCCGAGGAGCGCCGCGCCACGGGCGACGGGGTGACGTCCGCCTGACGATCGCGCAGCCGTTCGGGTCGTGCACCCGATGCCGTCGCGCAGCCGCTCAGTCGTCGCGCTCGTCGGGGCCCACGTCCTTCCCGTGCGGGCGTGGGCGCAGGAGCCGCGAGGGGCGGGGCGAGGTCTCGGCGCGGGACCGGCGCGCGAGCAGCGAGGTGACCTCGCCGGTGACGTGCTCGGTGACGTGCTGCGTCAGCCGCGCCCGGGCCTCGAGGCGCTGCGCCCGGAGCAGTGCGTGGTGCTCACGGCCGAGCGCGCGCGCCAGCGACACCACCATCCCGATCATCACGAGCGAGAACGGCAGCGCGATGAGGATCGCGGCCGTCTGCAGCGCGACGAGTCCCCCGGCGAGCAGCAGCGCGATCGCGAGCAGACCGCCGAGCGTCGCCCAGATCACGCGCACGGGCCGGCTCGGCTCGGGGTTGCCGCCGGACGACAGCATCGCGACGACGAGCGACCCCGAGTCCGCCGACGTGATGAAGAACAGGCCGATCAGCACGATCGCGAGCACCGACAGCACGGACCCCCACGGCAGGCCGGCGAGCACGTCGAACAGCGCGTTCTCGGCGACGACCGTGCCGTCCGCGCCCACGAGCCCGCCCGTGCCGAAGATCTCGCGGTGGATGGCCGTCCCGCCGAGCACCGAGAACCAGAGGAACGTCACCAGGGTCGGCACGAGCAGCACCCCGGCCACGAACTCGCGCACCGTCCGGCCGCGGGAGATGCGGGCGATGAACACGCCGACGAACGGCGCCCACGACATCCACCAGCCCCAGTAGAACGTCGTCCACATGGCCTGCCACGCCTCGCCCTCGGGCCCCGCGTACGCGCTCACGTTGAACGTCAGCGAGACGACGGACGACAGGTAGACGCCGATCGACTGCACGAAGTCGCGGAGCAGGAACAACGTCGGACCGAGCAGCAGGACGGCGACGAGGAGCACGCCCGCGAGCGCGACGTTGATGTTCGACAGCCACTTGAGGCCGCGGTCCAGGCCGCTGAGCACCGACCAGGTCGCGATCGCGGTGATGACCACGATGAGCACGACCTGAGTGGTCCGCCCGGACGACGCGACACCGACGTGCCGCAACCCGGCGGAGATCTGGAGGACGCCGAGCCCGAGCGACGTCGCGACGCCGAACATCGTGCCGACGACGGCCGCGACGTCGATCGCGTCGCCCAGCGTACCGCGGACCCGGTCGCCGAGGAGCGGCTCGAGCGCCCACCGGATCGAGACGGGTCGTCCGCGCCGGTGCACGGCCCACGCGACGGCCAGGCCGACGACCACGTAGATCGCCCACGCGTGCACGCCCCAGTGCAGGTACGTCTGCGCGAGCGCGGACTGCGCGAGCTGCGCCTGGGTCCCGGTCACGCCCGGCTTCGGGTTCGCGAAGTGGCTCAGCGGCTCGGCGACGCCGTAGAAGACGAGGCCGATGCCCATGCCCGCGGCGAAGAGCATCGCGAACCACGTCCGCAGGCCGAACTCGGGCACGTCGTCGTCGGTGCCGAGCGTGAGGTCGCCCCAACGTCCGAGGCCGAGCCACAGCGCGAACGCGACGAACCCCGCGACGAGCAGGACGTAGTACCAGCCGAAGACGCCGATGACGTTCTCCTGCAGGGCGCCGACGACGTCCTCCGCGGTGCCCGGGAACGCGATCGCGAGCGCCGCGACGCCGAGGACGATCCCGAGAGCGGGCCAGAAGACGCGGCGTTGGATGCCCGCGAGGCCCCGTCCGTACGACGTGGACGTGCGCGGCGGGGAGCTGGCGGAGGGCATCGTTCCACCCTCGCACACGCCCGCCCGGGCCTCGCGGCGGACCCCTCGCCACCCGCGGCCGGGCGGGCTGCGGTCAGGCCGGCTGGACGTCCAGGGAGCGGCGGCCCTCGCGACGCGGCCGCTCGGGGGTCGCACCCGACGCCTTGAGGTCGGCCCGCAGCTCACGCGGCAGCGAGAACATGAGGTCCTCGGTCGCGGTGCGGACCTCCTCGACCGTGCCGAACCCGTGCTGCGCGAGCAGCTCCAGGACGTCGCGGACCAGGATCTCCGGCACCGACGCACCGGACGTGACGCCGACCGTCGTCGCACCGTCGAGCCACGCGGGGTCGATCTCGGACGCCTTGTCGACGCGGTAGGACGTGCGCGCGCCGGCGTCGAGGGCGACCTCGACGAGACGGACCGAGTTCGACGAGTTCGCCGAGCCGACGGTGATGACCACGTCGCAGTGCGGCGCGAGCTTCTTGACGGCGACCTGGCGGTTCTGCGTCGCGTAGCAGATGTCGTCGCTCGGCGGGTCCTGCAGGTGCGGGAACTTCTCGCGCAGGCGGCGGACCGTCTCCATCGTCTCGTCGACCGAGAGCGTCGTCTGGGAGATCCACACGAGGCGCTCGGGGTCGCGCACGACGACGTCGTCGACGGCCTCCGGCGAGTTGACGACCTGGATGTGCTCGGGCGCCTCGCCCTGCGTGCCCTCGACCTCCTCGTGGCCCTCGTGGCCGATGAGCAGGATGTCGTAGTCCTCGGCGGCGAACCGGACGGCTTCCTTGTGCACCTTCGTCACGAGCGGGCACGTCGCGTCGATCGTCTGCAGCGAGCGGGCCGCGGCGGCGGCGTGCACGGCCGGGGAGACGCCGTGCGCGGAGAACACGACGCGCGCACCCTCGGGCACCTCGTCGGTCTCGTCGACGAAGATCGCGCCGCGCGCCGCGAGCGTCTCGACGACGTACTTGTTGTGCACGATCTCCTTGCGGACGTACACCGGGGCGCCGTAGTGCTCGAGGGCCTTCTCGACGGCGACGACGGCCCGGTCGACGCCGGCGCAGTACCCGCGCGGGGCGGCGAGCAGCACGCGCTTGGTCGCGGGCACGCCGGGGGCCTGGTCGGTCGCAGAGGTCACGCAGCGAGTCTACGTTCGCGCCGCGCACGGACGCCCTCGCGCGGGTGTGCGTTCGCGCACCTCCACGCGACGTCCACGGCCCTCGCACGCATCGACCGGAACCAGGGTGTCCGCGCTCTGGGGCAGGCTGTGCGGGTGAGCACCGAACCGCAGGAGCCCGCCGCGCG
The sequence above is a segment of the Cellulomonas fimi genome. Coding sequences within it:
- a CDS encoding 4-hydroxy-3-methylbut-2-enyl diphosphate reductase, which gives rise to MTSATDQAPGVPATKRVLLAAPRGYCAGVDRAVVAVEKALEHYGAPVYVRKEIVHNKYVVETLAARGAIFVDETDEVPEGARVVFSAHGVSPAVHAAAAARSLQTIDATCPLVTKVHKEAVRFAAEDYDILLIGHEGHEEVEGTQGEAPEHIQVVNSPEAVDDVVVRDPERLVWISQTTLSVDETMETVRRLREKFPHLQDPPSDDICYATQNRQVAVKKLAPHCDVVITVGSANSSNSVRLVEVALDAGARTSYRVDKASEIDPAWLDGATTVGVTSGASVPEILVRDVLELLAQHGFGTVEEVRTATEDLMFSLPRELRADLKASGATPERPRREGRRSLDVQPA
- a CDS encoding BCCT family transporter, with the protein product MPSASSPPRTSTSYGRGLAGIQRRVFWPALGIVLGVAALAIAFPGTAEDVVGALQENVIGVFGWYYVLLVAGFVAFALWLGLGRWGDLTLGTDDDVPEFGLRTWFAMLFAAGMGIGLVFYGVAEPLSHFANPKPGVTGTQAQLAQSALAQTYLHWGVHAWAIYVVVGLAVAWAVHRRGRPVSIRWALEPLLGDRVRGTLGDAIDVAAVVGTMFGVATSLGLGVLQISAGLRHVGVASSGRTTQVVLIVVITAIATWSVLSGLDRGLKWLSNINVALAGVLLVAVLLLGPTLFLLRDFVQSIGVYLSSVVSLTFNVSAYAGPEGEAWQAMWTTFYWGWWMSWAPFVGVFIARISRGRTVREFVAGVLLVPTLVTFLWFSVLGGTAIHREIFGTGGLVGADGTVVAENALFDVLAGLPWGSVLSVLAIVLIGLFFITSADSGSLVVAMLSSGGNPEPSRPVRVIWATLGGLLAIALLLAGGLVALQTAAILIALPFSLVMIGMVVSLARALGREHHALLRAQRLEARARLTQHVTEHVTGEVTSLLARRSRAETSPRPSRLLRPRPHGKDVGPDERDD
- a CDS encoding DNA recombination protein RmuC is translated as MDTTALLLGLLIGLAAGATVAWVLAASAAGRRAAARLHAAEVEAARVRAVLDAERAATADRIAAAQADSERVADQFRALAADALATSSDQFLALAHQRFAADHQTQVGELAQREQAVRALVEPLTRTLDQVRAELAEAEKARVEGHAALGEQVRAMRVASEQLRGETAQLVTALRSSQVRGRWGEVQLRRVVEAAGMLAHVDFVEQEQVRTDDGLLRPDMVVRLAGGKHVVVDAKVAFLGFLEATQTDDPSVRAERLAAHARHVRKHVDDLASKRYWDQFAPAPEFVVMFVPAESFLHAAADQDPTLVEYAFERNVVLATPVTLLTLLRTVAYAWRQDALASNAQAVLSLGKELHGRLATMGAHLTRLGRAIDSAAGAYNQAVGSLETRVLVSARRFADLHVVDGDLPTPTPVNPQLSVVSAPELVASAEEQIVALDDRVLGDGAERRDARALDAELPRSEERRATGDGVTSA
- a CDS encoding ABC transporter ATP-binding protein; its protein translation is MPPEDVAPTPSAASVPATGPVPAPAPDAARPAPPTFPALALRGLWRRFGEKVAVAGVDLDVPAGSFYGLVGPNGAGKTTTLSMATGLLHPDAGTVLVHGQDLWASPLQVKAMLGVLPDGVKLFDRLTGEQLITYAGLLHGLDRDTTAERTRDLLAAMDLTKDAGTLVVDYSAGMTKKVALACALVHVPRLLVLDEPFEAVDPVSAANIRDILASYVRSGGTVIVSSHVMDLVQRMCDHVAIIANGHVLAAGTVDDVRGDASLEDRFVDLVGGRVSGEGLAWLRTSSD